The Chloroflexota bacterium genome includes the window CCACGCCCGGGTGGTTCATGTTATCGGCCGGCTGCTGTGGTCGGGTCCGTGCGGCCGCGTCTCTCAGCACCCTCCGGCCCGCCAGGCCTGCCCGCCCCGGGCTACCATGCCCGCGGCGCAGGACTGCTGCTGCGAGCCGCGCATCCTGCCCCGTATCTCTGGCATTTCACCGACGGTAAGGAGGCGGATCATGGCCGCGTTCCGGTTCAACCCTGCCAAACGCAAGCTCGAAGCCGGCGGCGTCGTCACCCTGGTGATGGGCGACTACACCCCAGACATGTGCGAGTTCCTGGGCAGCCTCGGCTTCGACGCCGTCATGGGCGAGATGGAGCACTCCACGACGTCCTGGCAGGACATCGCCAACATGTCCCGCGCCTGCGACCTCTGGAACATGATGTGCATGGTCCGGATCAACCGCAACGATCCCGCCCTGATCACGCGCACCCTCGACTGCGGCGCGAACGGCATCATGGTCCCGCACGTCAACACCGCCGAGGAGGCGCGGGCCGTCGCCGTGGCCGCGAAGTACGGCCCGGACGGCATCCGTGGGCAGTTCGGCGGGCGGCGCTCCTTTGGGGTATCGGACTACCACCGGCAGGCCAACGACAACGTCATGACGACGATCCTCCTGGAGGATATCGCCGCGCTGGAGCCGAAGAACCTGGACGAGATGCTCGAGGTGGACGGCATCGACGTGTTCTTCGTGGTGCCGGGCGACCTCGCGCAGAGCATGGGCCTGACCGGCCAGCCGAACCACCCCGACGTGCAGGCCGCCGTGGACAAGGCCATCAAGCAGATCGTGGCGTCCGGGCGGAAGGCCGGCGCGCTCGTCAACGACGACACTGTTGAGGCGACCATCGACAAGGGCGTGAGCATCGTCAGCGTGCCCTGGACGATCTGGCTCGCGTCAGGCGCGCGCAACTTCCTGGGGAAGATCGCCGCGAAGGGCAAGTAGCACCTGCTCGCGGGATGCACGGGGACGAATTCTCTCCGACTTTGATGAAATCCCTGGACAGCCCGGGCGTCCCGCGGTATGCTCCGACCGCATCGACGCATTCCGGCAGGCTCTTGCCGGGGCAACGATGCAAGGCGCACGGTTGTCCACCGCTGTGCGTGACCTATTTCGCGTGGAGGAGTTCCCAATGGCGGGAGTGACCCTAGACCACGTCAGCAAGATCTTTGGCGAGGTCCGCGCGGTCAACGATCTGACGATCCAGATCCACGACAAGGAGTTTCTGGTTCTCGTCGGTCCGTCTGGCTGCGGCAAGAGCACCGCGCTTCGCCTGATCGCCGGCCTCGAAGAGGCCACCGCTGGCGACATCTACATCGGCGACCGCCGGGTCAACGACGTAGCCCCGAAGGACCGCGACATCGCGATGGTCTTCCAGAGCTACGCGCTGTACCCGCACATGACGGTGTACGACAACCTGGCGTTCGGCCTGAAGCTCCGCAAGACCCCCAAGGCCGAGATCGACCGGCGGGTGAAGGAAGCGGCCGAGATCCTCGGTCTGCAGAACCTCCTGAAGCGCAAGCCCAAGCAGCTCTCGGGTGGTCAGCGCCAGCGCGTCGCGCTCGGACGGGCCATCGTCCGCGAGCCGCTGGTCTTCCTGATGGACGAGCCGCTCTCCAACCTGGACGCCAAGCTGCGCGTGCAGACGCGTGCCGAGCTGATCAAGCTCCACCAGCGCCTGCAGACCACGGTCATCTACGTCACGCACGACCAGGTCGAGGCGATGACGATGGGTCACCGCATCGCGGTCATGCGCGACGGCATCCTGCAGCAGCTCGACACTCCGCAGGTGCTGTACGACCGGCCGGCCAACATGTTCGTGGCGGGCTTCATCGGCAGCCCCTCGATGAACTTCTTCGAGGGCACGGTCTCCGGCTCCGACTCCGAGCTGTGGGTCGAGGCTGGCACCCTGAAGCTCAAGGTGCCCGAGCACCGGGCCGCCCAGGTCCGTAGCGCGGTTGGCCGTGACGTGATCTTCGGGATCCGCCCCGAGGACATCCACCACCCGACGGAGCGCCCGGATGCGCCGTCGCACCAGAAGGCCCAGGTGACCATCGAGGTTGTCGAGCCGCTGGGCTCGGAGCAGTACGTCTACCTCCGCAGCGGCACCCAGGAGTTCACCGCCCGGATGCCTTCGCGGGCGCAGCTCGCGGCTGGCAACAACGTCGAGGTCATCTTCGACACCGAGCGGATGCACGTCTTCGACAAGCAGACGGAGATGGCGCTGGCCTGAGGCCGAGTCGTCGTCATCAGTCGGCGGTTCTCAGAGGGGTGGGGCGCAGCGATGTGCCCCACCCCTCTCTTCGTGCTCGTGATGATCTGCGCTTACCTCTCCACTCCTGACTCGGTCGCAGATGGTTGTAGACGCCGAAGATGCTCGTCTGCCAGATGCTGCGCCTCCTGCCGGAGCCGCGCAATCTCCTCATGGATCGAGCGAATCTGGTCGAAGAACGGTTGGTTGGCGACGATGCCCGATTGAACGAGCCACGCCGACGCCTCGCTGCGGGTTCGCATGGCGCCCACCTCGACCAGCGCGTCCACGGCAGCAAGGTCGGCGTCCGTCACGCGCAACGTAATGACGTTGTCCCGCGTGGCACTCTCACCGGGACTCTCAGTTGGTGGCCGCCGCCCGGCCTGCACCTGATGCAGCATCGGGCCGCCGGGAGACGTGGGAGGCTGTAGCCAGGCACTGGTTCCGACACTCATCCGCAGCCCGCGTAGCGCCAGCTTCGTCGCGAGCGCCGTGTCCCTGAGGGCGCTGCCCTCCGAGACGAGCCCGACCAGCAGGTGCACGGGCTCGACGCCTGCGCGTGATGGTCGGCTGAGCTGTAGCGCCCCGGCAAGCGCAAGCTCGAGCACATGCTTGCACCGCTCCGACAGAGCAGGCGAATCCGTATCCGTTGGCGGAATGCCCCGAAGCTGCTGCAGGAGCCGCTCCCGCAGGTCGGCAAGCTCCCCCCGGCTGCTGCCGACAACGCGCAGCATCGGTCGAGTAACTGCGCTCGATTGATCCAGGAGCAGCGCCACCAGCAGATGCTCAGGCTGGATCTCACGATGCCGTAGCTGACGCGCCTGCTCGCGTGCTGCGCTGAGCACACGCTGTGAGGTCGCTGAGAACTGATCGAGTGAGGCGGTCGAGGCTGCGGAGCCCGGCTGATCCGCCGTATCGGCGATGTCCGATGTATCGCCAGAGAGATCCATTCCCGACCCGCCGACGGATGAGTGAGATGGGACAGGGACACGGCCAGATCCTGGTAGAGATGGCTCTGAACGCATGACGGCGCTCCTCTCCGAAGTCTATTGTGGGGAATTGTAACTCGATTACATTCTCGGCTGTTCCTCGGGGCCGAAGAGAGCGCGATGGACCTCCGCTCAACGAGCAAACGCATTCCCGCCGCTCACCTTGCGCCGCGCCCACCCTCACCCCGCACACTTGCCGTCATGACGGCTCCGGTCAGGCCTGCCCCCACTGCCACGCCCGAAGCTCACGGCGCGGCCTCGGCTGACGGCACATCCCGCCGTGCGCCTGCCCTGCCCCCAAGCCCCATCCTGGCCGCGTGCCTGGACTGGTGGCCGCTCATCGCCCTGGCCGTCGTCGCCTTCGCGATCCGCTGGCCGAACCTCTGGTACATCCCCCAGTTCACGGATGAGGTCTTCGACGCCCAGGTGGCCTACAGCATCTGGGAGGGCAAGCGCCCGCTGACGGGCGTGAATGCTTACACCGGCGCGCTGTTCTACTACCTGCTGGCGGGCGTCTTCTGGCTGTTCGGCCCGAGCATCTACATGCCGCGCCTGTTTGTGCTGGTGCTGGGCGTGGTGGCCGTGGTGGTGACGGGCCTCCTCGGGGCCGATCTTGGGCGGCGGGCGGCGCTGCGCGCGGCCCGGCCAGAATCGGCGCGCACGGCCGGCTGGATCGGCGCGCTGGTGGGCGGCGGCCTGCTTGGGACCAACGGCGTGCACGTGCTGACGAACAGCCACCTGTCGTGGCCGCACTGCACGCTGCTGCTCTACCTGACGCTGGCGTTCTGGCTGCTGGAACGGGCCGTCTCCAGCGCCGCTCCCACCCTGGCGACTGCGGTCAGCAGCCCAACGGCCCCGTCCCATCCCTCTCCCCCGACACCCGACACCCGACACCCGACACCCGCGTCCGGCTGGGCGCTCGTCGGGGCCGGCTTCTGCTTCGGGCTGGCCCAGCAGCAGCACCCGACGATGCTGCTGCTCTGGCCGGTCTTCATCGGGTACGTCCTGGTGCGCGGCTGGCGCTACTTCCTGACGCGCTGGGCCTACCTGGCGCTCGTCGGGTTCGTGGTTGGGGTCAGCCCGCTGATCGTCTACAACCTGACCACGGACTTCGGGACGTTCAAGGAGTCGGTCGAGCAGACCAGCAACTACCAGGAGGGCCGCACCGACGACCTCAGCTATCGAGGCCGGGTGGTCGAGATCGCGCAGACGGCGCCGCGCGTCGCTGCCACGGCGTTCGACCTCCGCCCCGCGCCGCTCTCGTCGTACCTGCTCTCGCCGACTACCTGGGTCTACACGGTCCTCGGCGTGGCCGGGCTGGTGATGGCGGCGCGGCTTGGGGCGTGGAGTTTGCCGCTTGCCGTGGTCACGTTCCTGGTGCTGTTGCCGGCCTTCCCGGCCAGCCACGATCAGCTACCCCGGCAGGCGCGCTACCTGATGCCGCTCTTTCCGCTGATCTTCGCGGGGGTGGGCGGGCTGGCCGTCTGGGCATGGCTCAGGGTGGGGGCGCGGCGTCCAGCGCTGCGTCCGCTGGTGCTGGCGTTGCTCGCCGTGCT containing:
- the ugpC gene encoding sn-glycerol-3-phosphate ABC transporter ATP-binding protein UgpC translates to MAGVTLDHVSKIFGEVRAVNDLTIQIHDKEFLVLVGPSGCGKSTALRLIAGLEEATAGDIYIGDRRVNDVAPKDRDIAMVFQSYALYPHMTVYDNLAFGLKLRKTPKAEIDRRVKEAAEILGLQNLLKRKPKQLSGGQRQRVALGRAIVREPLVFLMDEPLSNLDAKLRVQTRAELIKLHQRLQTTVIYVTHDQVEAMTMGHRIAVMRDGILQQLDTPQVLYDRPANMFVAGFIGSPSMNFFEGTVSGSDSELWVEAGTLKLKVPEHRAAQVRSAVGRDVIFGIRPEDIHHPTERPDAPSHQKAQVTIEVVEPLGSEQYVYLRSGTQEFTARMPSRAQLAAGNNVEVIFDTERMHVFDKQTEMALA